DNA from Kitasatospora herbaricolor:
GGGGCTATCTCACCAAGGACGCCGGCGGCGAGGAGATCGCGCGGGCCGTCGCCGACGTGCGTTCGGGCGCGGCCGGGCTCTCGCCGCAGATCCAACGGCGGCTGCTGGAAAGGCTGTCGGCGGGCGCGCCCGAGGAGCGGGCCCCGGATCGGCCGCCGCACGCGCTGCCCTCCGTCCTGCCCGACGGGCTGACCACCCGGGAGGCCGAGGTGCTGGCCCTGATCGCCGAGGGGCTGTCCAACGCCGAGATCGCCGGCCGACTGTTCGTCAGCCCGGCCACGGTGAAGACCCACATCAACAACCTCTTCGCCAAGACCGCCGTCCGCGACCGGGCCCAGGCCGTCACCTACGCCTTCCGGCACGGGATCGCCCGGCCGCCGGCCTGAGCGGACCGAACCCCGCGCCGGGGAGCGGGCGGTGAGGGACTGTCATCCACCGGTGGACCGGTCTAGGCCTTCCGGGCTGATTCCTCACCTCATCGAGTGAACGCATCTGCAAACGGGCATGTCCCGGCGCGAGGGCGCGACCATCATGGTCCGGTCAGAGGTGCGCCGGGCCCAGGAGCAGCAGTGCCACAACAGCACATGAGCAGTCCCGACCAGGGGGAGCGGTTCGACTGGTGGGCCGCACGGCCCGCCGGGCCGGCCCGTGCTGTTGCGAAGTCCCGCCGGACGACGCGGCAGGCCGCCCGGCCGGTGGCGCCTTCGCCGGCGCAGCAGGTACCGGGGCCCTCGGCCGCACCCGCAGCTGCCGCACCCGCCGTGCCGGCCCCGGCGGCCCCCGCCGCCCCGCCGGCCCCGGCCGTGCAGGCGCTCCGGACCGCCCCGGTCGGCGCCGCCCCGGCGCCCGAGGCGCCGGCGGCCCCCGCCGACCGGGCCGAGGTCTACCGCGCCGTCCAGGAGAGCGCGGCGTTCCAGGAGATCCGCCGGAGCTACCGCGCCTTCGTCTTCCCCGCCGTGGGCGCCTTCCTGGGCTGGTACCTGCTCTACGTGGGCGCCCAGGCGGCCGCTCCCGCGCTGATGCGCAGCCCGGTCGCCGGGCCGCTCAACGTGGCCTGGGTGCTCGGCCTGCTCCAGTTCGCCTCGACCTTCCTGCTGACCTGGCTGTACGCCCGGAACGCCCGCACCCGGCGCGACCGGGCCGCACTCGAACTCCGCTGGAACACCCAGGACCAGCTCCGGTGAGCGCCGCCCTCGCCACCGTCGGCGCCGCCGTGGGCGCGGCCGCCCCGCCGCCGGCCGCTCCCGCGGGGGAGCACCACGGCCTCGCCGTCGCCCTGTTCGCGGTGGTCGTCCTGGTCACCCTGGCCATCACGCTCTGGGTCGGCCGGCGCGGCCAGGCCGCCGAGGACTTCTTCGCCGGC
Protein-coding regions in this window:
- a CDS encoding DUF485 domain-containing protein, with the translated sequence MPQQHMSSPDQGERFDWWAARPAGPARAVAKSRRTTRQAARPVAPSPAQQVPGPSAAPAAAAPAVPAPAAPAAPPAPAVQALRTAPVGAAPAPEAPAAPADRAEVYRAVQESAAFQEIRRSYRAFVFPAVGAFLGWYLLYVGAQAAAPALMRSPVAGPLNVAWVLGLLQFASTFLLTWLYARNARTRRDRAALELRWNTQDQLR
- a CDS encoding response regulator transcription factor gives rise to the protein MTDDAFGRSGGDGPGGASGPAGRPTRVLVADDQTVVREGIVMLLGLLPGIEVVGAAADGEEAVRLVARYEPDVVLMDLRMPRCDGVEATRRIRAEHPATEVVILTTYADDESLFPALQAGARGYLTKDAGGEEIARAVADVRSGAAGLSPQIQRRLLERLSAGAPEERAPDRPPHALPSVLPDGLTTREAEVLALIAEGLSNAEIAGRLFVSPATVKTHINNLFAKTAVRDRAQAVTYAFRHGIARPPA